A single genomic interval of Vulpes vulpes isolate BD-2025 chromosome 3, VulVul3, whole genome shotgun sequence harbors:
- the ERN2 gene encoding serine/threonine-protein kinase/endoribonuclease IRE2 isoform X1 — MGCGPWPPLRLGLLLQLAALLRTPGPQVQTLRPESLLLVSTLDGSLHALNKQTGDLKWTLKDDPIIQGPMYVTETAFLSDPADGSLYVLGTQKQQGLMKLPFTIPELVHASPCRSSDGVFYTGRKQDAWFVVDPESGKTQMTLTTEGPPTPRFYIGRTQFTVTMHDPRAPALRWNITYRRYSAAPMDSLPGKYMSHLTSCGMGLLLTVDPGSGAVLWTQDLGMPVMGIYAWHQDSLRQLPHLTLARDTLHFLALRWGHIRLPASGPQHTATVFSVLDTQLLMTLYVGKDETGFYVSKALVHTGVALVPRGLTLAPMDGPTTEEVTLQVSGEREGSPSTAVKYPSGSVTLPSQWLLIGHHEPPPVLHTTMLRVHPTPRSETAENRLSESTQAPPLFPELRSLSREKPWNLELHPEEKTPDLYPGLGPQDLLAASLTAVLLGGWIIFLMRQQQQQLVEKQHPQQTLLAPADPPHISHNAQPLPSGATSQGQKSLPSSPEQAQAVEDPDAERLTVVGKISFNPKDILGRGAGGTFVFRGQLEGRAVAVKRLLRECFGLVRREVQLLQESDRHPNVLRYFCTERGPQFHYIALELCQASLQEYVENPELERWGLEPVTALQQLMSGLSHLHSLHIVHRDLKPANVLIAGPDGPDGRGRVVLSDFGLCKKLPAGRCSFSLRSGIPGTEGWMAPELLQLLPSDSPTSAVDIFSAGCVFYYVLSAGNHPFGESLYRQANILAGTPSLTHLEEEAHDKVVARNLVEAMLSPLPQVRPSAHQVLAHPFFWSRAKQLQFFQDVSDWLEKESEQGPLVMALEAGGSTVVRCNWHKHISVPLQTDLRRFRTYKGTSVRDLLRAMRNKKHHYRELPTEVRQALGHIPDSFVQYFTTRFPRLLLHTYGAMRSCASESLFLPYYPPASRAKEPSPGAAGS; from the exons ATGGGGTGCGGCCCGTGGCCCCCGCTGCGCCTCGGGCTCCTGCTCCAGCTCGCGGCGCTGCTCCGGACGCCGGGGCCACAG GTCCAGACCCTCAGGCCAGAGAGCCTCCTGCTAGTGTCCACCCTGGATGGAAGTCTCCACGCATTGAACAAGCAGACAGGGGACTTGAAGTGGACGCTGAAGGATG ATCCCATCATCCAAGGGCCAATGTACGTCACCGA GACAGCCTTTCTCTCAGACCCAGCTGATGGCAGTCTGTACGTCTTGGGGACCCAGAAACAACAGGGGTTAATG AAGCTACCATTTACCATCCCCGAGCTGGTTCACGCCTCCCCGTGTCGCAGCTCTGACGGCGTCTTCTACACGG GCCGGAAGCAGGATGCCTGGTTTGTGGTGGACCCAGAGTCAGGAAAGACACAGATGACACTGACCACAGAGGGTCCCCCTACCCCCCGCTTCTACATCGGCCGAACAC AGTTCACGGTCACCATGCACGACCCCAGGGCCCCGGCTCTGCGCTGGAACATCACCTACCGCCGCTACTCAGCAGCCCCCATGGACAGCTTGCCCGGGAAAT ATATGAGCCACCTGACATCCTGTGGGATGGGCCTGCTGCTCACCGTGGACCCAGGAAGTGGGGCAGTGCTGTGGACACAGGACTTGGGCATGCCAGTGATGGGAATCTACGCCTGGCACCAGGACAGCCTGCGCCAGCTACCCCATCTCACGCTGGCTCGGGACACCCTGCATTTCCTCGCCCTCCGCTGGGGCCACATCCGACTGCCTGCCTCAGGCCCCCAGCACACGGCTACTGTCTTCTCTGTCTTGGACACTCAACTTCT GATGACACTGTATGTGGGGAAAGATGAGACTGGCTTCTATGTTTCTAAAGCACTCGTTCACACAGGGGTGGCCTTAGTG CCTCGTGGACTGACCCTGGCCCCCATGGATGGCCCCACCACAGAAGAAGTGACACTCCAAGTCTCAGGAGAACGAGAGGGCTCACCTAGTACTGCTGTTAAATACCCCTCAGGCAGTGTGACCCTCCCTAGCCAGTGGCTGCTCATTG GACACCATGAGCCACCCCCAGTCCTGCACACCACCATGCTAAGAGTGCATCCCACCCCAAGGAGTGAGACTGCTGAGAACAGACTCTCAGAGAGCACACAGGCCCCACCCCTCTTCCCAGAG CTCCGGAGCCTGAGCCGTGAGAAACCTTGGAACCTGGAGCTGCATCCCGAAGAGAAAACCCCAGACTTGTATCCAGGGCTGGGACCTCAAGACCTGCTGGCAGCTAGCCTCACTGCTGTCCTTCTGGGAGGGTGGATCATCTTCCTAATGAGGCAG CAACAGCAGCAACTGGTGGAGAAGCAACACCCTCAGCAGACCCTCCTGGCACCCGCAGATCCTCCTCACATCTCACACAATGCTCAGCCCCTGCCATCAGGGGCCACCTCACAGGGCCAGAAGAGCCTTCCAAGTTCCCCAGAGCAAGCCCAGGCAGTTGAAGACCCAGACG CTGAGCGGCTCACCGTGGTGGGCAAGATTTCCTTCAACCCCAAGGACATACTGGGCCGCGGTGCAGGCGGGACGTTCGTCTTCCG GGGCCAGCTGGAGGGGCGGGCAGTGGCTGTCAAGCGGCTGCTCCGTGAATGCTTCGGCCTGGTCCGGAGGGAGGTCCAGCTGCTGCAGGAGTCGGACAGGCACCCCAATGTGCTCCGCTACTTTTGTACGGAGCGGGGACCCCAGTTCCACTACATCGCCCTGGAGCTCTGCCAAGCCTCTTTGCAGGAG TACGTGGAAAACCCAGAGCTGGAGCGCTGGGGCCTGGAGCCCGTGACGGCGCTGCAGCAGCTGATGTCCGGCCTGTCCCACCTGCATTCCCTCCACATAG TGCATCGTGACCTGAAGCCGGCCAACGTCCTCATCGCGGGGCCTGACGGGCCTGACGGCCGAGGCAGGGTGGTGCTCTCGGACTTCGGCCTCTGCAAGAAGCTGCCCGCTGGCCGCTGTAGCTTCAGCCTCCGCTCGGGCATCCCCGGCACGGAGGGGTGGATGGCCCCGGAGCTCCTACAGCTCCTGCCCTCCGACAGTCCT ACAAGTGCAGTGGACATCTTCTCTGCGGGCTGTGTATTCTACTACGTGCTTTCTGCTGGCAACCACCCGTTTGGAGAGAGTCTTTATCGCCAGGCAAACATCCTTGCAGGGACTCCCAGTCTGACTCACCTGGAGGAAGAGGCCCATG ACAAGGTGGTCGCCAGGAACCTGGTTGAGGCCATGCTGAGCCCCCTGCCACAGGTCCGACCCTCTGCTCACCAGGTGCTTGCCCACCCCTTCTTCTGGAGCAGAGCCAAGCAGCTCCAGTTCTTCCAG GATGTCAGCGACTGGCTGGAGAAGGAGTCCGAGCAAGGGCCCCTCGTGATGGCGCTGGAGGCAGGAGGCTCCACGGTGGTCCGGTGCAACTGGCACAAGCACATCTCTGTACCACTGCAGACAG ATCTGAGAAGGTTCCGGACGTATAAGGGAACGTCAGTGCGAGACCTGCTCCGTGCTATGAGGAACAAG AAGCACCACTACAGGGAGCTCCCGACTGAGGTACGGCAGGCGCTAGGCCACATCCCTGACAGTTTCGTCCAGTACTTCACAACTCGCTTCCCGCGGCTGCTGCTGCACACGTACGGTGCCATGAGGAGCTGTGCCTCTGAAAGCCTCTTCCTGCCCTACTACCCACCAGCCTCCAGGGCCAAGGAGCCAAGCCCAGGAGCTGCTGGGAGCTGA
- the ERN2 gene encoding serine/threonine-protein kinase/endoribonuclease IRE2 isoform X2: protein MVVQVQTLRPESLLLVSTLDGSLHALNKQTGDLKWTLKDDPIIQGPMYVTETAFLSDPADGSLYVLGTQKQQGLMKLPFTIPELVHASPCRSSDGVFYTGRKQDAWFVVDPESGKTQMTLTTEGPPTPRFYIGRTQFTVTMHDPRAPALRWNITYRRYSAAPMDSLPGKYMSHLTSCGMGLLLTVDPGSGAVLWTQDLGMPVMGIYAWHQDSLRQLPHLTLARDTLHFLALRWGHIRLPASGPQHTATVFSVLDTQLLMTLYVGKDETGFYVSKALVHTGVALVPRGLTLAPMDGPTTEEVTLQVSGEREGSPSTAVKYPSGSVTLPSQWLLIGHHEPPPVLHTTMLRVHPTPRSETAENRLSESTQAPPLFPELRSLSREKPWNLELHPEEKTPDLYPGLGPQDLLAASLTAVLLGGWIIFLMRQQQQQLVEKQHPQQTLLAPADPPHISHNAQPLPSGATSQGQKSLPSSPEQAQAVEDPDAERLTVVGKISFNPKDILGRGAGGTFVFRGQLEGRAVAVKRLLRECFGLVRREVQLLQESDRHPNVLRYFCTERGPQFHYIALELCQASLQEYVENPELERWGLEPVTALQQLMSGLSHLHSLHIVHRDLKPANVLIAGPDGPDGRGRVVLSDFGLCKKLPAGRCSFSLRSGIPGTEGWMAPELLQLLPSDSPTSAVDIFSAGCVFYYVLSAGNHPFGESLYRQANILAGTPSLTHLEEEAHDKVVARNLVEAMLSPLPQVRPSAHQVLAHPFFWSRAKQLQFFQDVSDWLEKESEQGPLVMALEAGGSTVVRCNWHKHISVPLQTDLRRFRTYKGTSVRDLLRAMRNKKHHYRELPTEVRQALGHIPDSFVQYFTTRFPRLLLHTYGAMRSCASESLFLPYYPPASRAKEPSPGAAGS, encoded by the exons ATGGTGGTTCAG GTCCAGACCCTCAGGCCAGAGAGCCTCCTGCTAGTGTCCACCCTGGATGGAAGTCTCCACGCATTGAACAAGCAGACAGGGGACTTGAAGTGGACGCTGAAGGATG ATCCCATCATCCAAGGGCCAATGTACGTCACCGA GACAGCCTTTCTCTCAGACCCAGCTGATGGCAGTCTGTACGTCTTGGGGACCCAGAAACAACAGGGGTTAATG AAGCTACCATTTACCATCCCCGAGCTGGTTCACGCCTCCCCGTGTCGCAGCTCTGACGGCGTCTTCTACACGG GCCGGAAGCAGGATGCCTGGTTTGTGGTGGACCCAGAGTCAGGAAAGACACAGATGACACTGACCACAGAGGGTCCCCCTACCCCCCGCTTCTACATCGGCCGAACAC AGTTCACGGTCACCATGCACGACCCCAGGGCCCCGGCTCTGCGCTGGAACATCACCTACCGCCGCTACTCAGCAGCCCCCATGGACAGCTTGCCCGGGAAAT ATATGAGCCACCTGACATCCTGTGGGATGGGCCTGCTGCTCACCGTGGACCCAGGAAGTGGGGCAGTGCTGTGGACACAGGACTTGGGCATGCCAGTGATGGGAATCTACGCCTGGCACCAGGACAGCCTGCGCCAGCTACCCCATCTCACGCTGGCTCGGGACACCCTGCATTTCCTCGCCCTCCGCTGGGGCCACATCCGACTGCCTGCCTCAGGCCCCCAGCACACGGCTACTGTCTTCTCTGTCTTGGACACTCAACTTCT GATGACACTGTATGTGGGGAAAGATGAGACTGGCTTCTATGTTTCTAAAGCACTCGTTCACACAGGGGTGGCCTTAGTG CCTCGTGGACTGACCCTGGCCCCCATGGATGGCCCCACCACAGAAGAAGTGACACTCCAAGTCTCAGGAGAACGAGAGGGCTCACCTAGTACTGCTGTTAAATACCCCTCAGGCAGTGTGACCCTCCCTAGCCAGTGGCTGCTCATTG GACACCATGAGCCACCCCCAGTCCTGCACACCACCATGCTAAGAGTGCATCCCACCCCAAGGAGTGAGACTGCTGAGAACAGACTCTCAGAGAGCACACAGGCCCCACCCCTCTTCCCAGAG CTCCGGAGCCTGAGCCGTGAGAAACCTTGGAACCTGGAGCTGCATCCCGAAGAGAAAACCCCAGACTTGTATCCAGGGCTGGGACCTCAAGACCTGCTGGCAGCTAGCCTCACTGCTGTCCTTCTGGGAGGGTGGATCATCTTCCTAATGAGGCAG CAACAGCAGCAACTGGTGGAGAAGCAACACCCTCAGCAGACCCTCCTGGCACCCGCAGATCCTCCTCACATCTCACACAATGCTCAGCCCCTGCCATCAGGGGCCACCTCACAGGGCCAGAAGAGCCTTCCAAGTTCCCCAGAGCAAGCCCAGGCAGTTGAAGACCCAGACG CTGAGCGGCTCACCGTGGTGGGCAAGATTTCCTTCAACCCCAAGGACATACTGGGCCGCGGTGCAGGCGGGACGTTCGTCTTCCG GGGCCAGCTGGAGGGGCGGGCAGTGGCTGTCAAGCGGCTGCTCCGTGAATGCTTCGGCCTGGTCCGGAGGGAGGTCCAGCTGCTGCAGGAGTCGGACAGGCACCCCAATGTGCTCCGCTACTTTTGTACGGAGCGGGGACCCCAGTTCCACTACATCGCCCTGGAGCTCTGCCAAGCCTCTTTGCAGGAG TACGTGGAAAACCCAGAGCTGGAGCGCTGGGGCCTGGAGCCCGTGACGGCGCTGCAGCAGCTGATGTCCGGCCTGTCCCACCTGCATTCCCTCCACATAG TGCATCGTGACCTGAAGCCGGCCAACGTCCTCATCGCGGGGCCTGACGGGCCTGACGGCCGAGGCAGGGTGGTGCTCTCGGACTTCGGCCTCTGCAAGAAGCTGCCCGCTGGCCGCTGTAGCTTCAGCCTCCGCTCGGGCATCCCCGGCACGGAGGGGTGGATGGCCCCGGAGCTCCTACAGCTCCTGCCCTCCGACAGTCCT ACAAGTGCAGTGGACATCTTCTCTGCGGGCTGTGTATTCTACTACGTGCTTTCTGCTGGCAACCACCCGTTTGGAGAGAGTCTTTATCGCCAGGCAAACATCCTTGCAGGGACTCCCAGTCTGACTCACCTGGAGGAAGAGGCCCATG ACAAGGTGGTCGCCAGGAACCTGGTTGAGGCCATGCTGAGCCCCCTGCCACAGGTCCGACCCTCTGCTCACCAGGTGCTTGCCCACCCCTTCTTCTGGAGCAGAGCCAAGCAGCTCCAGTTCTTCCAG GATGTCAGCGACTGGCTGGAGAAGGAGTCCGAGCAAGGGCCCCTCGTGATGGCGCTGGAGGCAGGAGGCTCCACGGTGGTCCGGTGCAACTGGCACAAGCACATCTCTGTACCACTGCAGACAG ATCTGAGAAGGTTCCGGACGTATAAGGGAACGTCAGTGCGAGACCTGCTCCGTGCTATGAGGAACAAG AAGCACCACTACAGGGAGCTCCCGACTGAGGTACGGCAGGCGCTAGGCCACATCCCTGACAGTTTCGTCCAGTACTTCACAACTCGCTTCCCGCGGCTGCTGCTGCACACGTACGGTGCCATGAGGAGCTGTGCCTCTGAAAGCCTCTTCCTGCCCTACTACCCACCAGCCTCCAGGGCCAAGGAGCCAAGCCCAGGAGCTGCTGGGAGCTGA
- the PLK1 gene encoding serine/threonine-protein kinase PLK1: MSAAATAGKLARAPADPGKAGAPGAAAPGAPVAAPPAKEIPEVLVDPRSRRRYLRGRFLGKGGFAKCFEISDADTKEVFAGKIVPKSLLLKPHQKEKMSMEISIHRSLAHQHIVGFHGFFEDSDFVFVVLELCRRRSLLELHKRRKALTEPEARYYLRQIVLGCQYLHRNRVIHRDLKLGNLFLNEDLEVKIGDFGLATKVEYDGERKKTLCGTPNYIAPEVLSKKGHSFEVDVWSIGCIMYTLLVGKPPFETSCLKETYLRIKKNDYSIPKHINPVAASLIQKMLQTDPAARPTIHELLNDEFFTSGYIPARLPITCLTIAPRFSIAPSSLDPSNRKPLTVLNKGTENPMSERPREKEEPAVRETNEAVDCHLRDMLQQLHSVNASKPSERGLVRQEEAEDPACIPIFWVSKWVDYSDKYGLGYQLCDNSVGVLFNDSTRLILYNDGDSLQYIERDGTESYLTVSSHPNSLMKKITLLKYFRNYMSEHLLKAGANITPREGDELARLPYLRTWFRTRSAIILHLSNGSVQINFFQDHTKLILCPLMAAVTYIDERRDFRTYRLSLLEEYGCSKELASRLRYARTMVDKLLSSRSAANRLKSSS; this comes from the exons ATGAGTGCGGCGGCAACTGCAGGGAAGCTGGCGCGGGCACCAGCCGACCCAGGGAAAGCCGGGGCCCCCGGAGCTGCAGCTCCCGGGGCTCCGGTGGCCGCTCCGCCGGCGAAAGAGATCCCGGAGGTCCTAGTGGACCCGCGCAGCCGGCGGCGCTACCTGCGGGGACGCTTTCTGGGCAAAGGCGGCTTTGCTAAGTGCTTCGAGATCTCGGACGCCGACACTAAGGAGGTGTTCGCTGGCAAGATCGTGCCTAAGTCGCTGCTGCTCAAGCCGCACCAGAAGGAGAAGATGTCCATGGAGATCTCCATTCACCGCAGCCTCGCTCACCAGCACATCGTAGGCTTCCACGGCTTTTTCGAGGACAGCGACTTCGTGTTCGTGGTGCTAGAGCTCTGCCGCCGGAGA TCTCTCCTGGAACTCCACAAGCGGAGGAAAGCACTGACTGAGCCCGAAGCGCGCTACTACCTTCGACAGATTGTCCTTGGCTGCCAGTACTTGCACCGAAACCGGGTTATTCACCGGGACCTCAAGCTGGGTAACCTTTTCCTGAATGAGGATCTCGAGGTGAAAATAG gGGATTTTGGACTGGCAACCAAAGTGGAATATGACGGGGAACGCAAGAAGACCCTGTGTGGGACTCCTAATTACATAGCTCCTGAGGTGCTGAGCAAGAAAGGGCACAGTTTCGAGGTGGATGTGTGGTCCATTGGGTGTATCAT GTATACCTTGTTAGTGGGCAAACCACCTTTTGAGACCTCTTGCCTCAAAGAGACCTACCTCCGGATCAAAAAGAATGACTACAGTATCCCCAAG caCATCAATCCTGTGGCCGCCTCCCTCATCCAGAAGATGCTCCAGACAGACCCTGCTGCCCGCCCCACCATTCACGAGCTGCTCAATGATGAGTTTTTCACTTCCGGCTACATCCCTGCCCGGCTCCCCATCACCTGTCTCACCATTGCACCCCGGTTTTCCATCGCTCCTAGCAGTCTGGACCCTAGCAACCGGAAGCCTCTTACAGTCCTCAATAAAG GCACAGAGAACCCAATGTCTGAGCGGCCTCGGGAGAAAGAGGAGCCAGCAGTCCGGGAGACCAATGAGGCAGTTGACTGCCACTTGAGGGATATGCTGCAGCAGCTACACAGCGTCAATGCATCCAAACCCTCAGAGCGGGGGCTGGTGAGGCAAG AGGAGGCTGAGGATCCCGCCTGCATCCCCATCTTCTGGGTCAGCAAGTGGGTGGACTATTCAGACAAGTACGGCCTCG GGTACCAGCTGTGCGACAACAGTGTGGGGGTGCTCTTCAACGACTCGACACGCCTGATCCTCTACAATGATGGTGACAGCCTGCAGTACATAGAGCGTGATGGCACAGAGTCCTACCTCACCGTGAGTTCCCATCCCAACTCCCTGATGAAGAAG ATCACCCTCCTGAAGTATTTCCGGAACTACATGAGTGAACACTtgctaaaggcaggtgccaataTCACGCCCCGGGAAGGTGATGAGCTCGCCCGGCTCCCATACCTGCGCACCTGGTTTCGTACCCGCAGCGCCATCATCCTGCACCTCAGCAATGGCTCTGTGCAAATCAACTTCTTCCAG GACCATACCAAACTCATCCTGTGCCCACTAATGGCAGCTGTGACCTACATCGATGAGAGGCGGGATTTCCGCACGTACCGCCTGAGCCTACTGGAGGAATACGGCTGCTCCAAGGAGCTGGCCAGCCGGCTCCGCTACGCCCGCACCATGGTGGACAAGCTACTCAGCTCCCGCTCAGCTGCCAACCGTCTCAAGTCCTCTTCATAG